AGGTCTGCTAGAgtttgcaaaagacttgagactagggcagaagttcaccttccagcaggacaataaaCCCAAAGACACATCCTGGTAAAAAATGTAGTAGTTTAGACCAATGCATCTTCATATGTgagaatgacctagtcaaaagTACAGACctaaaaaaatctcaaagaCAAGAATGTTGATGGCAACATATTGTCCTTAATCAATTTGGACTGAGCTGGTGTTATTTTGCAAAGACGAATAGTCAGTCAAACATTTAATTCTCTAGATGTGAAAAACTTCTTGCATACCCCATAAGATTTACAAAGATAGTTCTACAAAGTATCACTTACTTTGTGTTAACCTGCGACTTCATCAAAATGTCTTACTGTAAATTAACGTAGAAACATTTATAGGGTGTAAACACGTTTGCAagacaaagtatttttctttccacatgGACTGGTATATTGCACTTTTGACACTGAtcaatgtaataaattaaaggAAACCACACACCAGTGAGATGTGTATTTATCTTCTTTGCTTCCTCCTCCACTTCTAGATCCCATCCCTCCTATGTCATATGATCTCCACTTCATTGACAAATCCAATCAGCAAGCTCAGAAGCCCAATCAGATGACCGCTTTCAAACTGTCCTCTCAGACAACGAGCCCCACCGGTGAAGAGGACGACTCCATAGCAAAGGTGCTGGACTGGTTCAACCGCAGCACGGACAGCAGCGACTGGCTGAACTCAGAAGACACTCTAAAGGCCTGCACAGGCTTTGATAAGCATGCGTCTGTCAGCAAATCAAGGGAGGAAGAGTCATTCGACAGAGGGACCAGTGAAAGAAAGCTAGATAGATCTGAGACGACAACAAAGATCAACAATGAGCTCAACAGAAAAGGAAGCAAGGAGACGCTCGATGCTCAACATCTGCATTCACAGGACGTTAGGGATAGTTGCGATGAAAGCAGGCCGTTGAAAATTTCTCATTTGAAATCATTCTGGGAGAAAAGCAACGCGGGCCCAAAGATACTTATCAGCAAATCCGTGACGCCAGCCGACAAAGGAGTAAACTCAGCTCAGGGTTTTGCAGTCAAAGAACCTGATGTACACTTTGTTCCTGGAAAGTACAGTGGAAAGGGGCTCTATGATAAGTACACCCCAGATCAAAGTGTTGAAAGCGAGCAGCAGCCACTCAACAACCAAAACATGCAAATAGTGAACTCTATTCAGTCAGAAGCACCCGAAAAGTACAATAATGACTCTACCCATTTGAAGTTAATATCCAATCTACAAGCCACCAACAGAAGAGTGTTGGAAGGAGAAGGTTTACTTGCAAACAGACCAAACCCATCAGAGAGAACAATCATAGATCAAGAGTTTGAGAGCGATTCTGCGGCTACACCAAATCTACAACCAGACAGCATTTCAGGATCTAAAGAAATGTTCTTGCAAGATCTTCTGTCCAAGACCGCTCCTGGATCTCAGCTGGATCCAGACCTCTCAACAAAGGTCGGCTTAGAGTTGGAAAATTTCAGTTTGTCCAGAAATGGCTCGGACATGGATGAGAATGAAGGGCAACTCACCACAAAAGCCAAACTTCACAGAGATTCGGTTGAAGATGTGAGAAGGAGAGACAGTGAGGATAAAAACTTACACTCAGGCTCATCTCCCAAAGGAAAAGATGATCCAGCCACCAAGGACAGGGCCGGCGGTTCATACTCAAACAAGCAACCATTGCAACACCAGGAAAGCACAGCGGAGAGGATAAAGCAGCTGAAGTCCTTTTGGGAGCAGGAGCTTAACAAGCCAATGTTCTGCAACGGCAAACCTAAAGGTCCTGGAGAGGGCAAAGTGACCCGTGGTGTGAATCAAACAAAACTGATGAAGAGATTCACAAAGTCCGAGTTTGACTTGAGATCAATTGGAAATGATTCAGGAAGCGACGAGGAAGGTAGTAACAAGAATCCCCAGAATTTTACGGTTCTACCATTGAATCAGAGGTTAGACAAGATGAATCCGAGTCTTGGAACGAGTCGTGCCCAGTTTAACTTTCTGCGAGAGTTCTGGGACGAGGCTACTGCTGACTCTAAGGCGTCTTTAACCTTTGACAAACCCAAAAGCCCCAAAAGGAAAGAGCCCCTCCGTTCCCAGCTTTCATCCCAGGATTTAAAGTCTGTTGATGCGGAGATTTATCATGTAAGTACTGCTCTTGAGAAAACAAGAGGAGCTGCCATGAAGTCATTTACTTCTCCCCAGAGCCGGTCAAAGTCTCCACATGATAAACAGGTTGGATCTGGATCAAAGCTACAAAGTGACAACAAAAGTAACATGCCCAATTACACGCAAGCAGAGACagggaaacaaaaacagttcaaaAGGAGTGCAAAGGACGTCAGTCGAGAAGAGAAGGCCACAAAGCCACAAAGCGGCGTAACCAAAGACATTCGGTCTCCGAAAAGCAGAAAGGACAGCTTCTGCATCTCCAGCAGCCGTGGAAGTTCTCTGCGCCGCGCCACGAGCATGTTTGCTCTGAGTGTAGATGAGAAAAAAGATCCAACCCAACTGAGAGTAGACCTCAGTCCTCTCCGGTCTCAGAGCAGGAAACACAGGCAGCTCGAGCCAGAGTTTGTGATTCCACGAGCGCGGGCTTTCGTCCCCACAGACTACCGCCACTACCTGGGGATGACGGACAAGACCAGCGTTCACACCACGCTCGCGCTCGCGTTGAGCGAAGACGCCGCAGAGGTGAAGTCCATGGACGATCTTGATCTGAGTGAACCAGTGAGGGCGAGCACACCGGTGAGCTCAGAGGAGCGCCATGGCAGGAAGACGACCAAGACAAGCCAGTGGCCCGTTTGGGCAAACTACAGCAGCTCAGACACAGGCCCGGAGTCGTCTGTCAGCAGTACGTCAGAAACATGGTCCAACATCTGGAACAGTTCGAATCGTAAGATctaactttatgttttcttaGTAACATTCACCCTAAATAGCATTACCCTTTCTGTTAATGTGAAAAGTGAGAGTTTCTTTAATATTGTCCCAGCACAATGTTACACTATCAAAATTCAGCCTAGCTCTAGTTCTGTTCCCATGAAAATTTTTAACTTATAAACAAAAACCacatagttgttttttttaaatggaaaatcgtttttgtttttagctgaaCTTGTCAGTTGTTCACATTTTCACTAATCAAAATCCACATATGTGAAAATTCTGATGTTTAACATCTGCAGTACGTAAAAGATAGAAAGCTTCTTCTTGTTAATGTTggctttcatttttgtttttataggtTATTCATTTCTATTTAATTATGTTAATTGATAGCTATCTAATAagagttttctaaaaaaaaattctaaatgcCACTCGGTTCTCTCAAGGCTTCATAAGTTTGCTTTTCtaagaatatttaaatacacatataaaacaatgttttgcgACATTATCATCTGTGGAGCTTGTTTGTGTTTAGCTTCGAAgccaaacaaaatacaaaactgatGTAATTTAGATCAATCTAACAGTGATTAAGGCTTAACCTTCACTTCCTCTCATTGTCTTTTAGCAACTTTTCTTCTGTTGtggcagttttaaaaatatatgctatttttatttattttgcaattttatctttaaatgtcATTGTTTTGGCATATTGTAAGTgtaggagagagagagatctaTCTATCTTGATCAATCAAGATAGATTGATTGATCAATTGTCGATTAATCAACAATTGATCAACAATTGATTGTTGATTGTTGGggtgttaaatattaaagtcaGGTTCACCTACCTAGTAAATTTACTTATTTGCTACAAAGGCTTTCTGGCTGCAAGACAACATCAATCAAAGATCCAGTGGCAGAAAACCTGCTACTGCTTTGAAAAAGGTTTAACATTCAGGAGTTTATGTGACACAATCAACACAACAATGATTAGGTCAGCTGCTAAAATGCTCAGTGAAGACAATCTGTTTAGCAAAGCAGCCACTAGGTAACTAAACTCTTTTagttgtgatttcttttttaaaaagtagagaTTGACTTTCTTctgctatttaaaaaatgctggtAAGTTCATTTCAATGTCTAGtttggcaaaaaataatatatagatagatctctctctctctctctctctcctacaCTTAAAATACGCCAAAACAATGACATTTAACGataaaattgcaaaataaataaaaatagcatatatttttaaaactgccaCACCCTAACAGAAGAAAAGTTGCTAAAAGACAATGAGAGGAAGTGAAGGCTAAGCCTTAATCACTGTTAGATTGATCTAAATTACatcagttttgtattttgtttggcTTCGAAGCTAAACACAAACAAGCTCCACAGATAATAATGTcgcaaaacattgttttatatgtgtatttaaatattcttaGAAAAGCAAACTTATGAAGCCTTGAGAGAACCGAGTGgcatttagaattttttttagaaaactctTATTAGATAGCTATCAATTAACATAATTAAATAGAAATGAATAacctataaaaacaaaaatgaaagccAACTTTAACAAGAAGAAGCTTTCTATCTTTTACGTACTGCAGATGTTAAACATCAGAATTTTCACATATGTGGATTTTGATTAGTGAAAATGTGAACAACTGACAAGttcagctaaaaacaaaaacaacgattttccatttaaaaaaaacaactatgtGGTTTTTGTTTATAAGTTAAAAATTTTCATGGAAACACAACTAGATCTAGGCTGAATTTTGATAGTGTAACATTGTGCCGCGACAATATTAAAGAAACTCTCACTTTTcacattatttcaataatctgcattttgttatatttatgtttatgcatttttttaaaagtctgccTTTTTGGTCTAATGTGAGCAATAATCTGTCAAAATCAAATCTCCTTGTGAAAATGTCTTGCCCTACTTGTGTCGTTTCCTCCTGCATAGCAGAAGGAAACGAAGACGAGCAAAATCCGGTCAGAAAGGCGCTGCGGCGAGCGGAGGCACGGCCTAAAAATCTGGCTAAAAGCATGGAGGACATCACCGCATCCGCAGCACCACGTCAGCACGCCCTCTACAACATTTCTATGTTTTACATCTGGTAATGACAATTGAGgtgagtttgtttttcactgttttcGAAGGACAAGAAAGGAGGGCTGACCCGGCTGCTGACCTCAGGCGCAGCAGTGAAGGTAAAAAACGCACAAACGTTTGAAAcgcaaatattgcaaatatacTAAAGATTCTCTGAAATACTGCTCCACAGTTTCAGCCATCTCcactccttcctcctcttctttttcgGATCCGGACCACTTAAAGAAGATGAGCAAATCCGTCCCGTCGTTCTTACAGAAGGAGGTAAAGCTTTCCATTACTGAAGAACGAACCCTGCACCGCGTTCAGCCGCACAAGGCTTTCCTCCCCTGCGGTCCGTCTGTGTTTCAGGAGCGCGGCATTGACATCGACTTCTGCGAAGGCAGTAACCCTCTAGAAAGACTAACAGCGGGCAGCTCAGCGACTATCCTGAGCAGCTCCTCTGGCATGACGTCTGTGTCTTCTGTACGTTCACACACTACTGCTTCTGCATGAGCATCCTCCCTGTGTAAACGCTGCCTTCGTCACCTGTTGGCTTTGTGTTTAAAACTTCACTTCCACTGTCTCACAGATGTTAGAAGTGTGACGTTGTGTCCCTGTTGCAGGTCATCCACTTTCAATCggtgttttatattttgctaaAGCGTCTGCTGTTCAAACCAGTGTGCTAAAAACTAGGACTTAACGTGTTAATATGACATAATGCAGATTGATCACATTAAGTATTTGGACCTAACTGCCTCTCTCCTGCAGAGGGTTACTTAGTTCAAATAACTAAGTGCActtaaaaaacactaaatcttaccgagtatttttggttcagtttctagtgcaaataactttttgtcttatttcaagtgcactaactcacaagtaatctttcagcaagatgtaggatcTTGTTtcaagtcagtaattcctttatattgatgaaaaactattaGTTgctttggcagattatttcacttataacatgggaaaatgtcttgctgtaaatgaaataatctgccaatccAGACACCAATAACTGATTATTGTTGGTCTATACAACAACTGAAAGTTGATGTGCAGACCAACAACCTTCGGTGTGTTCCCCTCTTGGCTTGAGGGAAACACAATGTCTCATGACTTTTTTTCAACAATGatcttccataaaggccagatcTGTGTTGTGGATGAGCAATAATTGTCCTACTGACCGATTTGGCCATCTTAGCTgttgatctctgcagctcctccggCGTTACCATGGATCTCTTTGATGATTAGAAGGTTCTTTTTGCCCAGCCTGACagattagatgttttttttgtttttttttaagctttgaaGTTGTGcgattttcagatgatggatcgATCAGAGCTCAGCGAGACGTTCAGTACTTGTGATGTTGTTTTGCAACCTATCCGCTTTAAACTTCACAGCTTTATCACGGGTCCGCCCGCTGAGATTCTTAAGTCTTTTATgactgtttgttctctaatatTCTCTAACGGCGCTCTGAGGCCTTCCCAGTACAGCTGGATTTATAATGACccaaaaattacaaacagaTGGACTTTATTTACTGATTAAGCGACTTGCTTGTGCAGTTGGTTGCACATGATCTCCTGTGGGTTAGAAGAATAGAAGTGGAGGTCACGTTTTCAGGATTTGGTTCGcaagaaaattaaaagtttaaaattttttgctTTCCATCTAactcgctttttttttttcacaaaatttatTAAAGTTTGGAAAGTCATTGTGGTACAAGAagtcctgtttttgtttagtcgggtttctttttcctttttcaaaaaCAGGGAGCACATCTAGAACCTATATGTTCATACTTTCCTTGGCAGCTTGACATTCTGTTTTGctctaaaacataaacaaggaaATGCAAGCATGtttttaacaacaaacaaacatgtaatGAGTGAAGTATTATGatggataatttattttaatagggTAATTTGTGGTGAGGCGatgcaaaaaatgcaaaaattcctaaataaatacattttttgtttgaaaattcaATAAAGCATTATCTTCTCTTAATGCAGCAACAAGTAATTAcgagctaagaaaaaaaaaaaacatactctAAGGGCGAAGTGACTTCAAATTGTACCTTTATGAGACACAACAGCATAATGGTCCTTAAGATGCTAAAGCTAGCCTAGCCACTGGACAGATAGGTATTCTTCCTATTTGCCAGAAAATTTGTTCACTCAGCTTTAGGTCAGATTCTTGTAAAGGTTTacctaactttttttttttttttttttttttttgttcctgccTGCTCTCAGCTGAGTGGGAGTGTGATGACCATGTACAGCGGCGATTTTGTGGAGGTTCAGGGAACCATCCAGTTCTCCATCAACTACGTCCAAAGACTGCGGGAGTTTCACATCTTTGTGGCAGAGTGCCGCGACCTGGCCGCAGTCGACCCGAAGCGGAGCCGCTCCGACCCGTCAGTCCTGAACGTATTCTTTACCAGCCGGTGTTGTTTGTGGCCGGTGCTAATGTGCAACAAATTAACCAATTAGACGTAAAATATATCCGGCTACATGTGGCTGTAGACTGACTTACAAACACACCTAATTAACaattgtggttttctttcataatacgaaataaaaaaaaaaccttttgtagtattaatcaaaacaaaagtgcAATTTTGATATTGTTTGCTGATGGTTGGTAACATCTAGTCATAATTTTCTGTACGTCTTTCAATAGAAGTCCCGTTCTACTCCTGCTAATTGTCATTAATATcattatgttgctttttttttttttttttaaggtacgTCAAAAGTTACCTGGTTCCTGACAAAGCCAATCTGGGAAAGAGGAAAACATCTGtaaagaaaaagacactgaATCCGACTTTCAACGAGATCCTCCGGGTACGGCCGCGCACTCAGTTGACCCACTGAGGTTTtggttgggtgttttttttttgtttgttttcacacgcTAAACACTCCGACCCACGGCAAAACAAAAGCGTCTCTCCTGTCCGCACAGTATCGTGTTCGCATGGAGTACCTCAGGACACAGACGCTCATTCTCTCCGTCTGGCATCACGACACCTTTGGGAAGAACAGCTTCCTGGGCGAGGTGGACGTGGAGCTCTCCAAGTGGGACTTCGACCACACCCAGATGAATTACTTGGCGCTGAAAGCCAGGGTAAACGCAAACACACCGCGGCACAAAAGCTGCGCTACTTCTTTCCTCGCCGAATAACAGAgggtttacttttttttacctCCATTGGTCCAGCCTGTACACTCATTATTCCCACCGGACTAGCCAGGCTGCTCATGTCGCGCCTCGCCTCTTTTTCAGACTCTACCGTCGATTGCGCCGCTAAACGGGCGGGGAGAGATGAGACTGGCAATCCGCTACCTGCCGCAGGTCACCCACAGCGAAGGTCTGCTCACAGTCACCCTCCTCTGCTTCGGGAATTAGTTGGTTAGGGATGTAAGTCTTTAGCTTGGGAAAGTCAGTGAAAATCATAACAATGAAAAAAGAGACCAGGATTTAAAGTaactttcttgtttgtttggtttttttttagcttattgCACCTCTTTTGCCTGCTTAAATAAACTTAGCGCAGAAAGTAAAGGAAGTCATATTCTGTCAGTTTCGTTCTGTAGCTCAACAACAATaaggaaatgttttataatgtgGACGAAACAAGAAATTGGTATTTCtatgattttttccccccccctatgtttttatgcaaaatcTATATATAATATCTACAACAGGCTTTTAAAAGTAACTAGCATTTGGTCcctattttatttctaatagaaaaacattttagttacaCTTTGTTAGCTTTCAAAGTGAAACATTCGTTGTagtatatatttagaaaaatagtTATTTGCAGCTCTTGACGAgttatatattttcaaaatttttttagctcatttttatttcatgccACAGCAAGATTATGAATGTCTTCAAAAGGGCCGGCTGTGGCAGAATGTATTTCTAAAACTCTCTATTAAACCATTGCAATACTCTTTGTTCGGCTTTCAGCAGCGGAAGAAACTTCTACAAAGTTTTGACTCCGGGGGCTAAACATAAAttcacgccacacttttcagatgtacCAAAACAATGTAAAACCATTTTTCGTTCAGCCACACAAGCAAACGTTCCTTTTCTTCAAGGTTTACCCAGAGATGTCTCCAGCAGCGGAGAGATTCACATTTGGGTGAAGGAATGCAAGAACCTCCCTTTAATCAGAGCCACCATCGACCCGTACGTCAAATGGTAGGCAGCGGATGAATCGTCTCAAACAAGGTTATGCTTTCCACGTCTGATGTGTGAAGTAAACGCGCCCTGTCGTTCTCCCTTGCTTCCAGCTTCGTGCTGCCGGACACGAGCAGGAAGAGCCGCCAGAAGACGCGCGTCCTGCGGAGGACCGTGGAGCCGGTGTTCAACCACACCATGGTGTACGACGGCATCGGCGAGGCCGATCTGACCGAGGCCTGCGTGGAGCTCACGGTGTGGGACCGAGACCGACTCGCCAGCAACCTGCTGGGGGGGCTGAGGCTCGGCGCCGGAACAGGTAACCATCGCCTGATCGGTGAGCGGGTCCAAAGGTTTTCTTTGGACATTGGCTCCTTTTTCCCCCCCGTGCGGTCGTTGTAACTTAAAAATTAGGTCGGTTGGTAGGAAAAAGCTAAAAGGAAGAAGTGTTTCAGGCTCCTACTGTCTCCTCACTGCCCCCAAAAAATCTAAGTGTTACCAAATACAAAtatgttagtacacttgaaagaagacaaaactaactt
Above is a window of Xiphophorus hellerii strain 12219 chromosome 18, Xiphophorus_hellerii-4.1, whole genome shotgun sequence DNA encoding:
- the sytl2b gene encoding synaptotagmin-like protein 2 isoform X6, whose translation is MIDLSHLTEEEQEAILTVLKRDEELKRAEEERIRKLEKVLDSGSQSDVKLKYLSGEWFYEAKSQRHSDKIHGSEIILASMKQGKPASLDGSVRVERNKTPSSRSSDSAPPPKPARCFESSQPPETNDAEKENRYSSVRSPKMPRHNPFNRASLIVVEPPEKNHNTAPRLDQETQESEAISRRKNAPAGESSQTSGGSVTSESSSTGFRPVPKKRTFLPRRGSQQGLNASARPAAIVPAPRRSRQLGSSGSSNQSGLKITDETPQESVYAPVTGSAPTSTAADKSSLQPLSAVSQVSSNSSLEMDKNSASTTRERPAAHSGTDVSADRETPQQWVEARDERRERATLNIFNLPSDKVQDRDTSSSVGTAGRQEEMSLPPNTLDPIPPMSYDLHFIDKSNQQAQKPNQMTAFKLSSQTTSPTGEEDDSIAKVLDWFNRSTDSSDWLNSEDTLKACTGFDKHASVSKSREEESFDRGTSERKLDRSETTTKINNELNRKGSKETLDAQHLHSQDVRDSCDESRPLKISHLKSFWEKSNAGPKILISKSVTPADKGVNSAQGFAVKEPDVHFVPGKYSGKGLYDKYTPDQSVESEQQPLNNQNMQIVNSIQSEAPEKYNNDSTHLKLISNLQATNRRVLEGEGLLANRPNPSERTIIDQEFESDSAATPNLQPDSISGSKEMFLQDLLSKTAPGSQLDPDLSTKVGLELENFSLSRNGSDMDENEGQLTTKAKLHRDSVEDVRRRDSEDKNLHSGSSPKGKDDPATKDRAGGSYSNKQPLQHQESTAERIKQLKSFWEQELNKPMFCNGKPKGPGEGKVTRGVNQTKLMKRFTKSEFDLRSIGNDSGSDEEGSNKNPQNFTVLPLNQRLDKMNPSLGTSRAQFNFLREFWDEATADSKASLTFDKPKSPKRKEPLRSQLSSQDLKSVDAEIYHVSTALEKTRGAAMKSFTSPQSRSKSPHDKQVGSGSKLQSDNKSNMPNYTQAETGKQKQFKRSAKDVSREEKATKPQSGVTKDIRSPKSRKDSFCISSSRGSSLRRATSMFALSVDEKKDPTQLRVDLSPLRSQSRKHRQLEPEFVIPRARAFVPTDYRHYLGMTDKTSVHTTLALALSEDAAEVKSMDDLDLSEPVRASTPVSSEERHGRKTTKTSQWPVWANYSSSDTGPESSVSSTSETWSNIWNSSNPEGNEDEQNPVRKALRRAEARPKNLAKSMEDITASAAPRQERRADPAADLRRSSEDHLKKMSKSVPSFLQKEERGIDIDFCEGSNPLERLTAGSSATILSSSSGMTSVSSLSGSVMTMYSGDFVEVQGTIQFSINYVQRLREFHIFVAECRDLAAVDPKRSRSDPYVKSYLVPDKANLGKRKTSVKKKTLNPTFNEILRYRVRMEYLRTQTLILSVWHHDTFGKNSFLGEVDVELSKWDFDHTQMNYLALKARTLPSIAPLNGRGEMRLAIRYLPQVTHSEGLPRDVSSSGEIHIWVKECKNLPLIRATIDPYVKCFVLPDTSRKSRQKTRVLRRTVEPVFNHTMVYDGIGEADLTEACVELTVWDRDRLASNLLGGLRLGAGTGRSYGALVDWMDSGPYEVALWDRMMASPSEWVEDVLPLRMLSSARAALK
- the sytl2b gene encoding synaptotagmin-like protein 2 isoform X8; protein product: MIDLSHLTEEEQEAILTVLKRDEELKRAEEERIRKLEKVLDSGSQSDVKLKYLSGEWFYEAKSQRHSDKIHGSEIILASMKQGKPASLDGSVRVERNKTPSSRSSDSAPPPKPARCFESSQPPETNDAEKENRYSSVRSPKMPRHNPFNRASLIVVEPPEKNHNTAPRLDQETQESEAISRRKNAPAGESSQTSGGSVTSESSSTGFRPVPKKRTFLPRRGSQQGLNASARPAAIVPAPRRSRQLGSSGSSNQSGLKITDETPQESVYAPVTGSAPTSTAADKSSLQPLSAVSQVSSNSSLEMDKNSASTTRERPAAHSGTDVSADRETPQQWVEARDERRERATLNIFNLPSDKVQDRDTSSSVGTAGRQEEMSLPPNTLDPIPPMSYDLHFIDKSNQQAQKPNQMTAFKLSSQTTSPTGEEDDSIAKVLDWFNRSTDSSDWLNSEDTLKACTGFDKHASVSKSREEESFDRGTSERKLDRSETTTKINNELNRKGSKETLDAQHLHSQDVRDSCDESRPLKISHLKSFWEKSNAGPKILISKSVTPADKGVNSAQGFAVKEPDVHFVPGKYSGKGLYDKYTPDQSVESEQQPLNNQNMQIVNSIQSEAPEKYNNDSTHLKLISNLQATNRRVLEGEGLLANRPNPSERTIIDQEFESDSAATPNLQPDSISGSKEMFLQDLLSKTAPGSQLDPDLSTKVGLELENFSLSRNGSDMDENEGQLTTKAKLHRDSVEDVRRRDSEDKNLHSGSSPKGKDDPATKDRAGGSYSNKQPLQHQESTAERIKQLKSFWEQELNKPMFCNGKPKGPGEGKVTRGVNQTKLMKRFTKSEFDLRSIGNDSGSDEEGSNKNPQNFTVLPLNQRLDKMNPSLGTSRAQFNFLREFWDEATADSKASLTFDKPKSPKRKEPLRSQLSSQDLKSVDAEIYHVSTALEKTRGAAMKSFTSPQSRSKSPHDKQVGSGSKLQSDNKSNMPNYTQAETGKQKQFKRSAKDVSREEKATKPQSGVTKDIRSPKSRKDSFCISSSRGSSLRRATSMFALSVDEKKDPTQLRVDLSPLRSQSRKHRQLEPEFVIPRARAFVPTDYRHYLGMTDKTSVHTTLALALSEDAAEVKSMDDLDLSEPVRASTPVSSEERHGRKTTKTSQWPVWANYSSSDTGPESSVSSTSETWSNIWNSSNPEGNEDEQNPVRKALRRAEARPKNLAKSMEDITASAAPRQERRADPAADLRRSSEDHLKKMSKSVPSFLQKELSGSVMTMYSGDFVEVQGTIQFSINYVQRLREFHIFVAECRDLAAVDPKRSRSDPYVKSYLVPDKANLGKRKTSVKKKTLNPTFNEILRYRVRMEYLRTQTLILSVWHHDTFGKNSFLGEVDVELSKWDFDHTQMNYLALKARTLPSIAPLNGRGEMRLAIRYLPQVTHSEGLPRDVSSSGEIHIWVKECKNLPLIRATIDPYVKCFVLPDTSRKSRQKTRVLRRTVEPVFNHTMVYDGIGEADLTEACVELTVWDRDRLASNLLGGLRLGAGTGRSYGALVDWMDSGPYEVALWDRMMASPSEWVEDVLPLRMLSSARAALK